A window of Thalassophryne amazonica chromosome 12, fThaAma1.1, whole genome shotgun sequence genomic DNA:
ACTTCAGCGgtttgtacggagtgtgtgggccaatgagctgtCCAGTGTTATATTCAGATCAGTGGGTCATCCTCACTTTGGTCAAGTTTGGGGGGGTGGCACaaacgctgctctcctattggtcgtttgcaGTTGGGCTATCAGGTCACTTGTTGGCCTAATGAGACATTTTCTGCACAGAGGTGGATTAAATTACTTTGTTTCATAGCAGTTCATTCTAAAACTCAATAAGGCCCCATAAGGGAAAAAAAGACATTATTTTATCATCCCCGCCCGCATGCCGAAATTGGCCcgcatcaattttattttttattttggtgaatttcattgaCGGTGCTACAGCTGGTGTAAGACCCACATACAGTGCACGTTTATCACGCTGCTAGCATGTAGCACACTGACTGTCTTCAACagggaaacaagatttatttaaaaaatatctgatattttcagctgctctcttggtatgcaggtgctatatgtgtcttttttcaggtttgaaatgatgtatgtacctgtttataaggaaaaaaaaattgccctCCCTCACCACTATTTGATTGATTCCACCCTCACTTATAGCAGGAAACTTTGTGGAATTGTTGAGCTCACAGGAGTCTGTCTGATTCGGTGCATGTGACCAGACAGAGATAAACTCAATAGATGGGTCAATTTGTGACTgttaaactgtgtgtgtgtgtgtgtcagagtgatATAATTAATGTGTTGCTATTTTTATTTTCAGGATACTGGAGTTGGGAAATCCAGCATTGTGTGCCGTTTTGTTCAGGATCATTTCGACCACAACATAAGTCCCACGATAGGGTAAGAACGTTCTTGTAGAAGTCAGTTTCTTACAGAAATCAAGTGTTCAGATTAAGTCCAACAATTAAATCGTCTACATTAATGATTAAGATTTAAGGATTAATCTCACCCGCATTTACACCCGATACAGAGAAACTGTAAATCTGAAAATGCAAAAATTATGATTTTCAGAAGATTTTGAATGAACTTGTCATGAACCCTGCAAAGTTCTACTAAATATATAAGAACATAATGTCCATGAAGATCATGTCACTgacttttttaaatatttttttaaattcacagaGCATCATTCCTGACTAAGACTGTGCCATGTGGAAATGAGCTACACAAATTTCTGATCTGGGATACAGCAGGGCAGGAAAGGGTGAGAACAGCCACAACCTGAAAATCACTTACTGTCAGCACAGATTTTAAAAACAGGACATCACTATATGCTTTGGGGGAAAACAGGTCATTTTCCTAGAGATTTTGCACAGTTGTTTCAGTTAGGGGTCTTCGTGACATGCAGTTAGTTGGATTAAATGTGAAACTGGATGGGGTTAAAGTTCATGGCACTACGGCATCGTGTTGCTTCAGCAAACCAGACGTGCTGGCAGCACGGAAAAACTGACCAACTATTTCCTGTAcacgtgaggaaaaaaaaaagaaaaaagagggagaaacattttctgtattgtgagcgtgcacatttttcactaTATGACCAGACTTTCCAAATTTGTGAATCACACTTTACTGGCTGTTTAAACATGGAGGTTAaaggacatgttctgttttttttatttttttattttattttattttataaacgTTGGCAGTGACGCCTGTGTTTTCTGCTCGTTTTTGATGATTGTATCCATGAGAGTCAATAATGGAGCTGTCACAGGAGTAAAAATTGAATATGCTCAGAATGGCAacataaataacttttaaaaatgatCAACGCTTTAGTGGTACTAAATATCTGAAGAAACACTACCAGCTCAGTGGGAGTATTCTGCAATATATGTTGTAATTAATCTACTACATTTAAAGTTTTGAAAAATGCAGTTTTaagttactgtattttctggagtataagttgctttttaaaattgtatttatttaaagGTATACTgcctctgaggttttttttttttttttttttttttttttggtttaagatttaagtcataaaaaggattttctttggcaccactataattttattccttaccaattaaataagggattcataacatgattttgccaatatgatcaaaattcacagtgTTTGGAAGCAATTTCGAATTCACCCCCCCGAAAGGGAGAAATTCAAGCGATCTGATCTACATTTGGTAACGATGTCAGATCACATGGGTGCTTCCCCCAACTTACGCAAGGGATCCTGGGAAGCACACAGCAAGAGCCAGTCAGAGTAACGAAAGCAGTGGTGATGTCTAtaggtctcgtttgaaccctgcatgatatcgtgggatttgaccacttaaggGGACCTCCACtgctgttgtgcaatatatatagACAGCATAACTTTACATGGATAAAGTGCGACTACAATCACCGAAGTAgtcgtgaattttttttttttggttcccagtggagaagggaagacaacgcGAGTGGGAGATATTGTGTCGGtaaatgttagcctacacagctaaccagagtagctcggttctctcacctgcaaaaccgcctcaacacgtttgagctccgggtcataaacaaaccacaacacgtcGGTTCCACTTTCtgccgcatcgtcactttttctttgcatttttactttgtttgcgtataatttgcccaaaaacccatggAAATGCTGtggtttttttcccccagaagtagagaaattatgtcacatGCGTAatatttacccctttagcgcatgccctcaaatgagactgcggtggcCTTTTGGTTGCTCACTTGAACACACTAAatcaagatggcagaaaatgctccGAAACTGCTTatatctgtataaatctaatatgtttctcatatattttgtaaaggttagtgagaaataagtACTTATAAATCtataaacactgtttttgtaaacagataacacctctgaagtgattttcaACACGTTAGCATGTGCACCCCGGGAACGCGCgtcaagcaagtgggtcaggaaaagaaaatattcattatggaattccccccacAAAAATATGTTCTATTCATTAAAATGATgtcattttgcaacatgttacaaaaataaaataacattataatgcttgaatTTCAGTGGAAAccaaattttgtcagtttgttgaaatttgaaaggccgtaccaGCTTTAATTgtattttaatcttttaattacagTTACCAAAGGGTGGTAATCATTTAAATGTAAATTGTTTTTTCTGCTGCACTGCACAAACTATATTTGATGTATTAAAATGATCACCCTAATGATGGTAAATGTGTTGTCTTTTTATATTTTAGTTTCATTCGTTAGCTCCTATGTATTATCGAGGATCAGCTGCTGCTGTCATCGTGTACGACATTACTAAACTGGTAAGAGTATCAGGACACGCTCTGGACATTACTTTAATGGTGACTTGATCAATACCTCTAACTTCTACGTCTGTTAAAATGCTAATAACCATTTTAGTCTCAGCGACTCTTGAGGTGCTCTTGAATGAGATTTAATTTCAAAATAATAAACTTCTTCAACATTATGCAGAAGTTTTCTCACTGACCTGAAACATGTTGGAGATGTTTTCCTGAACATGTTCTTGTGAAGTGACCCCCAATAGTCCTGGCTTTTTAATCATAAATAATCAGGACCCTTCTTGGAATTTAGCACATGGAAATGTCCAAAACTGCCTGTTCTAAATTTAATTGTGGATTTTGTGCTTTCAGGATTCATTCCAGACACTGAAGAAGTGGGTAAAGGAGCTGAAAGAACACGGACCAGAGGACATTGTTGTAGCCATAGCAGGGAACAAAAATGATTTAGGAGATATCAGGTAGgtattcttttgtgtgtgtgtggggggggggggggggggtatggcgGGTTAAAGCATGACTGAGTGCTGGGATATCGATTTCCCTGTTTACTAATACAAGTAACAGGTTGGTCATTGTTATTTTCATCTCACAGCAACCTATACTCGGGGTTCTTGAATTGGATTAATATCtctacctggtggacatttaccattaatgcaggtacaatagagttTCCCCAAGAGCTCTATACTAGGGAttgaaaatgaataaaatgaataaGTTGGTCTTGcctcttgcattgtgaggaagcagTTACTTAGAATGCAAGTAAGTAAAGTGCCTCAGAATTGAGGACTCCAGCGGCTGGTAAAGGCCAAGGGAGCGTCTACTTTTTGCCCGACTGTTGCCATTAGATGGCTATTGGGGGACAGGTTGGTTGTCTGCATGAGTGGTTACTATCCAGGGCCTGTGGTGCAGCACAGTTGAGATGGTGCATTCAAAGGTGGTTACTGTTACTTTTTGTGTTCTTTCTGTAAGTTCTCTGTAACTTGTTTTGATTTTGTAAGCACTTTGAAATTGCTGTACCAAAAATAATGTACAAATTAAATTTCTTCTTATAAATCAATGATTGTTTTTATGCAGTGGAAACAATGGCACCATTGTGGCTTACTTTTATACCGGATTCCTTGTGAATACTTGGTCTTCACTGGTTGTCACGTACGATATTACACTCATCTTTAGGATCTCACTGGTTGGTGACATTGTGTGCACGATGCACGTGCACTCACTTATTTGTGTGTTCTCTTCCAGGGAAGTGCCAATGAAGGAGGCGAAGGAGTTTGCTGAATCAATTGCAGCTATTTTCATTGAAACTAGTGCCAGAAATGCAGTCAATGTTGATGAACTCTTTCAAAAAATCagtaggttattattattatttttttttttactctattgTTCACTATATCTTACATGTGTCAGGATGTGTTGTGCAATTCTGTCTGAATGGAGTGAGTTTTA
This region includes:
- the rab31 gene encoding ras-related protein Rab-31 → MAIRELKVCLLGDTGVGKSSIVCRFVQDHFDHNISPTIGASFLTKTVPCGNELHKFLIWDTAGQERFHSLAPMYYRGSAAAVIVYDITKLDSFQTLKKWVKELKEHGPEDIVVAIAGNKNDLGDIREVPMKEAKEFAESIAAIFIETSARNAVNVDELFQKISKQIPPLENPEVESNESFKLTGQPPPSARRCC